The following nucleotide sequence is from Zingiber officinale cultivar Zhangliang chromosome 10A, Zo_v1.1, whole genome shotgun sequence.
TGTAACGGAGATGAcacccctttttatatgataatACGTACTTCTAGTCTCTGGCAAATGTCAGGGAAAGTGTCAGACCTTGTATGGGGGTAAGTGTCACGTGACATCCTATCATAGCTTACAAGAAGGTTATTCTGGTAATGAGTCATGGACCATTGGAATATACCCTGACACACAGtggttattctctgacaagtggtAGCGATTCTCTAGCTTAGTTGTCGTGTAGTGACCTACCGTCTTGCAGGGAGAAGttccggctgaccgatccatccCGACCAACATGTCCTGACCTTTAAGCCCTAGTCTGTGAATTCTGCCCTGCATAGCCTGACTTGGAAGTCTCAGTCTGAAAATCCTGACCTGTAAATCCTACCCTGCATAGCCTGACCCGGAAATCTCAGTCTGTAAATCCTGATCTGTAAATCCTGATCTGCATAACCTATCCCAACAGTTTCAgtctgtaaatcctgacctgaACCTTTTGCCTAAGTAACCTATCTTAGTTTCTGGCCTGGAACTCCAGACCTGGTGTTAACTAGATCATGCCCCCCTCGACTCACTACCACGTCccattgacttctgactgtcacgtctccttAACTCCTGACTGTCACGCCCCATTGACTCTTAACTGCCCCGTCCCCTTCACTCCTAactgccacatcctcttgactcTTGACTGTCACacctccttgacttctgactaccacgtCTTCTTGACTCctgactgtcacatccccttgactcctgACTACCACATCCTTTTGACTCCTAACTGTCACGTCTTTTTGACTCGTAACTGTCACATCCCCTGACCAGGTCCTACCTTTACGCAccgtatcatatatcattaaaaTAACTctcccttttttaaaaaaaaataataaaagaacagTATACTAATAATTTGATTATCAGTTGATTTATATTTCTACAGTTAGAGtggtaaaaaaataaagaggtatgtttgctatgaaataaaaactaataaaaaagaatatatatatatacaaataacTAAAATTACACAGCTTCAAATTTACTCAATTCAGGATATAAACAAAAAGGAAATTTCCTATAAAACAGAGGATGGCTCCTGTCTTTTTGTCTCCGAATGTTAGTTGAGATTGCGAAGTGTAAAGTTGAGCGCCCATTCCTTGCCCTGTCCGGCTGTCGTCCCGATGGAACCGATGGCGCCAGGCGAGAGGCTGCCGTCTACGGTAGAGCCGCAGTCATGGCTCGGGCAGTTCAACACGGCCGTCTCCGATTCGTGGGTCGGACGGCACTTCAAGCTGCGCGAGCGCGGCACCAGCTTCACCACCGAGCTACGAGCCGGCACCGCTACATTCCTTACCATGGCCTACATCCTCGCCGTCAATGCCTCCATCCTCGCCGACTCCGGTGCCACCTGCACCGTCGACGATTGCCTCCGACCCTCCCCCTCCTGCCGCCTCCCGCCAGTCGATGCCGGATATGCCGCCTGCGTGGACTGCGCTCGCCGTGACCTCATAGTCGCCACCGCAGCCGCTTCCACCATCGGGTCCTTCATCATGGGCGCCTTCGCCAATCTTCCCCTGGCGTTAGCCCCCGGCATGGGAGCCAACGCCTACTTCGCCTATACCGTCGTCGGTTTCCACGGCTCCGGCAACCTCCCCTACCGCACTGCCTTAGCTGCCGTCTTCCTCGAGGGCCTTCTCTTCCTTACCATATCTGCCCTGGGATTCCGAGCCCGGCTCGCCAAGCTCGTGCCCAACCCCGTGCGCGTCTCCACCTCCGCCGGCATCGGTCTCTTCCTCGCCTTCATTGGGCTGCAGGGCAACCAGGGCGTGGGCCTCGTCGGTTATAGCTCCTCCACCCTCGTCACCCTGGCAGCCTGTCCCCCTAACTACCGTGCGAATCTCGCCCCCGTCGAGACCTTCTCCAACGGTTCTGTCTCTCTCATCCCCGGAGGCACGGTCTCAGGCAGCGTGCTCTGCCTGCACGGTCGAATGGAGTCGCCGACCTTCTGGCTCGGTGTCGCCGGGTTTTTCATAATCTCAGTCTGCCTCATCAAACAAATCAAAGGAGCCATGATTTACGGCATCGTGTTCGTCACCGCTGTCTCCTGGTTCCGCCGCACCTCCGTCACCGCCTTCCCAAACACTCCAGTCGGCGATGCGGCATACCGCTACTTCAAGCAGGTGGTCGATGTGCACCGCATCGAGTCCACAGCGGTGGCGCTCAGATTCCGCGGCGTCGGCACCGCGCGCTTCTGGGAGGCTCTCCTGACCTTCCTCTACGTGGACGTGCTGGACACGACTGGGACGCTCTACTCCATGGCGCGGTTCGCCGGCCGCGTGGACGACGCAAGCGGCGACTTCGAGGGGCAGTATTTCGCGTTTATGTCGGACGCATTCGCCATCGTGGTGGGGGCGCTGCTGGGAACGTCGCCGGTGACGGCGTTCATCGAGTCGTCGACGGGGATAAAGGAAGGGGGAAGGACGGGGATGACGGCCCTGACGGTGGCGGGCTACTTCGTGCTGTCGTTCTTCTTGACGCCGCTTCTGGCGTCGATTCCGGCTTGGGCGGTGGGGCCGCCGCTGGTGCTGGTGGGCGTGCTGATGATGAAGACGGTGGTGGAGGTGGAATGGGAGAACATGAGGGAAGCCATCCCCGCCTTCGTCACCATCATTTTGATGCCCCTCACCTATTCAATTGCGTACGGCCTCATCGGTGGCATTGCCACCTACATCGTCCTCCGCCTCTGTGACTGCATCTGCTCTGTACTCGTCAAGAGCTTCCATCTTCTCCACAATAGCTCTGCTTTATTACCTTATTCAATCAATGTGGATGCTAAGCAGCAGATTGAGCTTAATGATCAAGAACCAGTATAACACACTTAATTAACTTTTAACGTCCAGAAGCCATATCAAAAAACAGAACCCAagttacaaatgtttggatttttctctattttctttgttttattgttgctgtAGTACCTAGTGATGAATGCTGCTTCTGTTGTACTTTAGCTTTGTTCTATTATTTTGTTTCTGGTGAAGGGAAATTGTTGGCACTAGCTTTAACCTTTAGCAGAGTTCCTCCATGTAATTAATTACTTCACTTTGATGATGTTTATAAGACAGGTAGGCCTTCCTTTCACTATTCAACGACAAGAAAAAACAATAAAAAGCAATCAAGCAGCAATCAATGCAATGACTATTTCATTAACACGGAGACTTGACTCCCCTACGCTTAGCTAGTAACCGTCACAGCATTCTACTCGTTGTTTCTGTTTGCACCCAAAAAGCAAGAACATACTCGAGGCTGAGGAACCTTCCCTCTTAAAGAAGTCATGTAACATCTCTCTAGTGTTGAAATCAGAAAGAATAGTTTGCAATGGAATCACTGGATTTATAGAGTGGCAATCCATCAGAATAAATGTGTTTGTGCGTCGTAGTTTACAGAAATATGAATACGAGTAATTGTTTGGCTTTCAGCTTTCTTTATTAGCTCAAACAAGGAACATCATTAATCATAGCCTTAATTTTGGAACATTTGCTGCGCAACAGCAGGGAAGGTAATGAAAAGTCAAGCAGCACGAGGCAAAATGGTTTTGACTAACATAAAGACAACTTGATCATCTTGCTAAAGACAAAGACATACAATTTAAATCAGTGTAACGTGCACATTAATTGCACCAAGAGAGATATTGTGTTTTTTGGGCGCTAATCCTCCTCATCATTAATTGATGTACCAAAAAGAACTCTCTGCAAACCTAAACCTTCAGTCAGCGACAGACGAACAGTGAAAGCATTCTCTTCCAACGTAGCCAGTTGCTGTTTCACTTGAGAAAGTTAAAAAAGCTAAATTCGGATGAGGAATCTGTAATTCTGTGTGTGCTCAACTGGGAAGATCATTTGTCCGTGAACAGGAGCTGAAGCATGTTCTAACACCAGACTTTTCCCTACAAGTTAATAGATAACAGAGAAAGCTTAATTTTGTGTCACAAACCATGAGCCTTTGCCCTCTCTAAGGCAATTTTACATTCAAGCTCACAACTTTCCCAGTGCTGTTTCACATGGTCACATTCTACTGTTGCCTCCCCAAACGGAACACTCTCTGTTAAAGAGGCTACATCTAACCTAAAGCATGTGCAATGTCCATGAATCTTGCGTTTCCTCATCATAATTAATTAGTACATTTTTCTTAATGAGCAGGTTGTGGACCACCTTTTATTGGATATCATTACCTGTTTTTCTGGTTGATATATTAAATGCTGGGCTAACTTGTGTATCTTCTTCGAGCACATGGAATGATGACTACCTTCTCGGTGCTGGATAGCACCAGTTTTAATCCTCATTTCCTGGTGACTGAAAACAACAGTGTTAAGACTTTTGTAAGCTCTATGATCTGtggtcctttttttttttttttccttcttgagCAATGATCTTACTCCCTACGCCTATATATGGTGTTGGACTTGAGGTACTGAAAAGACCCAATAAATGCCCAACTCCCCTCAGCACAACTTAGTCAATACATAGCTACTTCCTTGTTCTTGGAACAAAAGAAATGAATGTGGTGGGTACTGATGCCGGACGATGCATGACAATGCTACTGTAACTATTCATTGTTCAAGGCCTGGGCTTTCCTTGCTTTTTAGAGCATAATTTCCTAGTTGCTAGGGTAGATACATTATGATCAGATCTTATTGCCTCTGCTCAGTCAAAATGAGCAAATGATTGAGAAGGCAAATCAGCAGGAGATAGATATTACTTCAAGAAGCATAATAAGTCCCTGCACAAACTGAGTCGATTTAAAACATATTATGAGTGGAATTTAGACAAGCTCATACGAACAAGGCCAGATAGAAATCTCACGCACATGAATATGTGacagaaaataattaataaatataaaaaattaaataaacatattGCGACTTTTTAGAAAGATTAGGGTGTGTTTaatttgcattttttttatttttattttctgaaaagtatgtatttttcaaaaaaaaatatatataattttttagatattctctatttttttttcaaaaaacacTATCTATACTTTTTAAAAACAGATGTGAAAAAATATAAACTAATACAGATATAGAAAATATAAACCAaacactatttaaaaaaaaaatgtacgtttttcaaaaaataaaataaaaatgaaaaatacctAAATGACTGGTCTAATGTCATATTCACAAGTTGTGTTTGGATTTTTATTACCCCATGTTTCCACAAAATTGTTTCAGGAGCACAATTTTACTCAAAAAGTTCACTAATATTCAAAATCATACTGGAATGCCGATACAAATTTTAATGCGTATAGCAAAAGTTGGTACCTGAAAATACATCAACCCTAAGGTAATCATTATAACTTTTATGTAGGCGGTGTTTCAGCAACTAGTACATTCTTTAATCGCACATTTTTAGGTTCCCATTACCATTGTTCCACCATGAATGTTCTGTGAGCTTAAGAAAACCACCTCACGTATTCAATGTTCTCTTTTAGTTCATTGTTTCAAAGTTGGATTGCAATGACTGAGTCATGAGATAGCGAATGAGCACAAAAGATACGAGATATACAATTGGAAATGTTTTTAGTAGACTGCTAATCTCAACAAACACCGGGATAAGTGTCAGCATATGCAATTTTGCTTCTCAAGTAAACTCACAGCACAACCCGAAAAATTGTTCATGTCAAATATGATTGCAAATCAATTATCAATGCAAAGAACAATAATAAACCTCAGCTGACAATTGCAAATAGCATATAACAATGTTCAGTATCTAATCCCTTTTGCAACTTCAAAGAAATGGGCAACGTTTTCCTCTGGGGTTCCTACTACGATACCATGTCCAAGGTTCAGTATATGTCTATTGGTACCTGCCTTTCTTACCGTGTCCATAATACGCTGAGTTATGAATTCCTTTGATCCAAAAAGAACACCAGGGTCGACGTTTCCCTGAACTGCAATGTCTGATCCCAACCTTCTCCTACCTTCTGCCATATCAACTGTCCAGTCCAAGCTCACAACATCAACGCCGGTCAATGGTAGTCTCTCAAGCAAGCCTCCTGACCCACTTGCATAGAGGATAAGAGGTAGATACGGATGGGTCTTCTTGACTGAATCTACAATTTGTTTTAAGTAAGGCAAGCTAAATTCTTCAAAGTCCACAGGACTAAGCTCAGTTGCCCAGGAATCAAAAATTTGTACAGCTTGTGCCCCATGGTCAGCTTGATATCTGATGTAGTTGGCCATAGAGTTTGTAAATTTCTGCAATAGCGAATGTAAAACCTACAGAAGAAACATCGTGTATCAGAGTTGCATAACTGAGACATGCGCAAAGGGACTAAACTTGGTAAAAGTTTCACGCTTTTTTTACAAGCTAAAGACATTTGCCAAATCAGGCATCagctaaaaaaaaattctgaaggATTTCCTTTTGTTAAATTTTTGTCAAAGCTCAAAGCATTGTAAAATGCTTTCCTACTATCTAAAGATGTTTCTGCATTTTATGGTTTGTTTTTGTCAATAACAGTGGTATTTTTGTAATTACCTTTGGCTGAGAGAAAGCCAGTCTCTTTATCTTCGAAAAGTGCTTAGAAGATCCACCTTCAACTACATATGATGCTAGGGTGAATGGAGCCCCAACAAAACCCAGAACAGCTGCATCACCTTTAATCTGTTAAAGAGTAGCAAGTTCAGTAATCCAAAATACAATTATGAAACATAGTAAACCTGGAAAATTTTAAACTAGTTAACACCCCACCAAAGCCAATATGAATAAGGTTGATCTTATTACTTTTCCCCTTAAATTTTTAAGCCTTTCATCTAAATTTTTTAGTTAATACTTGAAATATTGCCTTAACCATGTTGAGTTCTCATTTGAAATTCCCCTGAACTTCTCAGTTGAGATCCCTGTGAAAGTCTTCACTTGGAAAATTACACATTTTCCCTTTGACACTTCCTGAATGACATTCttctttcttttcaaagtcaGTGAATGATGTGTGGATTGTAATCATTCTTCTCTCCAACTCAATATCTTTGGATTTAATTGTTCCCAAAGACAACGATGATTAAGGAGACAACCAAACACAGGCAAATGTGTTTGTTGAGACAAATTTCTTGCTACAACATGAAGCAAGCACATCAATTCCCTAAGATTTTATGTGAAACTTAAGTTAAAATGACCAGAAAGAGGAATGGCAATAATTTTGAGCCTTCTCCATTTGAAATCTATCAAGCACCTTTAATCTATATATAAGTTAAAATGACGGGAAAGAGCAGTGCCAACAATTTTGATTTCTTCATATGGAATCTATCAAACATCTTTAACATATATGCCTGGTGGTGGATAatcttttgatatttttatccCAACTTATTGACATTCCACGAATCTTCACATTTGACCTTATACTCTTCATAGGAAATGACTGATTGAGTTAGGGGCAGAGCTAGAATCTTTTGCTGACGGTAGGTAAcactataatataattaataaagttatatatatataacatcttATATATAATCAATTCAAGAATATAATGATTCAATTTTTTTATAGTTGATTTCGATGCTAATTAATAATAATCTTCAACGAGCGCAGATGAAAAGTATGAGCTATTGAGCTCGGATTTGAGAGTAAATATAGTTAATCCAGGTATACAGACCCTTACAGATCCAACTATTCCGAGAGGTGGGCTGCACTCTCTCGGTTTACCCATTAGGCAAATTTGGAAGTGCTTGCGATAGTGCGCCTAGTAGTCAACTTCCACAACCCTCCCTCCACTGTTGAGCTGCATATGCTAGTTAAATGATTTTACAAGACACTATGTGCCACTTTGCACAGCCGCTACGCCAATTTGGCTAGTCAATTGGTTTTACAAGGCACTGTGTGCCGCCTTGCTAAGCCGCTCCGCCAATTAATAGCCATATTGCATGCTCCAAActaaggggagccttggcgcaacggtaaagttattgTCATTTGACCAAAAATGTCACGAGTTCAAATCCTGGAAacggcctcttgcaaaaagcaggataaggctgcgtacaatggatccttccccgggaccccgcatggcgggagcttcgtgcaccggattGCCCTTTTTATTGCATGCTCCGAACTGTGATGCTCTGTGAATCCACCAATCGTCTTTCTGCCACACCGTGCCTAGGGACAGGCTTGGAGTATCTTCACGATGGTGTAAGATCAAACTAAAAAAATGGGAAAATTTGAATTGAAATATGAGAAAATTATTATTCTCCCTTTTTGCATATAAATCTTATATTGTTCCTGGGTGCGTAGGCTATTCCACGTATGGTGGATCATGATATCAAGTCTGCCAACATATTGTTGGACAACTCTATGGTGGCTAGGGTatgattttctatcattttcaTGTATTTGATGCAATAATTAAAAGGCAAACATATTATTTGGGCAACTATATTATTTTTCTGGGCACTGGGCAGCTATATTATTTTTTCTGACTCAGTTTTGACAGCTGCCCACATTGGGCCCATGCAAGCTCTGCCCCTGGATTGAGTCCCCTTTGCTATCTATTAACCTTGGTCCTATATTAGTCAGCATAGGAAATCCTTAACATCTAATAACAAAATGAGAACCATCATTTGATCCATTGATAGAGAAACAAAAAGACTTGAGTATGGGTGAGTAAAAGTTCAATTAAACTGAATTAACCGATCGAATTTAAAAATTCAGTTCGGTTAATTccgaaattcatttttttttaaatatcggTTATATtgattcaatttcaattttaaaagtaGAAATTTAGTTAAACCGAATAAATCGATTTTTTTTCCGCTGAACCGGATAAATCCATAAAGGGTAATAGATTTCCCTAATTCGGTAGCTTCTCTCCTCGACGGCTTCCCTAAACTCCGTGACTTCTCACTTCTGCTTAAGTGTCGATGCTCGCCAATCGCTGCTCTGCACTTCGCTCTCCGATTGTTGCTATATCGTCTCTTCGTTTCCTTATGTCATGGCATCCCTATTTAGGGTTCGCAACGAGGCACCAGAGGAGGGCAGATCGGGCGGGAAGACCCTCCGCAATCGGAGAGGAAGCAGGCGAACCTCTGGAGCCCCATTAGTTCTTTGGCCTCGTCTCTAGCACCGTGTATGCATGACCTCCCTCCCCCGCTCGCTCTCCCGATGCCTCCACCACCCACTTGGTGCCCTAGTTGGCACCTTGGCCTCATCTTCGGCACCGGGAAGCTCATCTCTTCTGTTTCCGCTCTGATAAAAGCTCCACCGAGTCTCCACTTCCTATTTCCCTTCCTCTTTGGATTACTTCTTCAAACAAGACCACAACTCTCGATCCGATgagttgtttcttatttgtttcggcgGCGATTCTAAAATCAGCAAAACGTCCTACTTGATTCCCAGTTATGTTGATTGTGTGGCTGCTGGGTTTGGGTCTGGATAGCGTTGCACATGAAATTCTATCCAACGCCTTTGTCCCCGCGGCTTTAAAAATCCAACGTCGGAAGAGAATTGTATAAAAGGTTGGTTAATTCAATTTTCGACCGAATTAACCAATATTTTATCGGTTTGGTTTAGTTGGTTTTCATTAAAAAATTTTGGTCCTTTCAGTTAGCTCAAAAAAAATTTGGTTTGTTGGATTTCAGTTAGTTCGGTTCAATTTTAACCGAATACTCAGCCCTAGACTTGAGACCATGTAGTTCCATGCATAGTTTAAATATTTTGTGTTGCTGCATTGCATTGGTGCCTGCTTCAATCCATTTAATATTTTCCTTAAAAATATAAGTTAAGCTCTTACCTTTCATCCCAATGGTCCACAAGTGCAGAGCATGATGCCCTAGCACACTTGTAAAATGTCGACTTCATCTTGATTGAACAGTAATTTTATCTAGCCATGAATTTCACATTGGACCTATCTACATTGCCAATCCAACCTTGGCTTAATCTGACCCGACCTTGACATGTTTTGCCAAACAGACATGGCTTGTGACCCTATCAATCCATCTAGTGAGTTTACCAATCCAACACCATAGTTGATGGGCTAACTAGTTAGTCTGTCTTTAGCCTCAACTAATCAACTATTGGCTTAGTTCTCAAGTAGATCATCTTCAGAAAATGGAGCGATCAAGATTTGAGTATGGATAGGATGGTTGTTGATCCATTTCATCAAGGAGCTCAAGTGTAAGATGTTGAAGGTAGGAAAATAGAATTCTTATTaatcaaaaattgaattttaCATTAGAAACTAGGAAAGCTGTATAGATTGGATACTACTAAAATTAAGAAACAACTAAATAATTCTTGAGATACAGTAATCACAATTGGCTACCAACACAAAAGAATTACCAAGAAACTCAACTAATTACCAAACAACACAAAATTCAAACATTATTCCAAATTTCCATcacaattatattattttatctaATATTATGACATCTATACTTCAATATGTTTTGGATAAATTCATGAAAGTACACAAGATCTATACATTATATTAATGTTAAGCAAATGGTTCTATCAAGGTAGGTATGCTTTTATCTTTCACCCAAATCTCATAGGCAAGGATATTCAAATGAATATAAAAAAAGGATAAAAAAGACTCCAGTAATTAAGGATCAGAGGATAAATGCAGGCCCACAGCATGCACATACATATAGTGTATTTAAAATCAGGAGCTTGTAGATTGACAACTAACTGAAATATGCATCCTAGAATCAATCAACTTATGGAGTTTCCATTCAAAttccaaaaaaggaaagaaacaaaTGAACCAACCTCTTCGCGCAATATAGTCAGTGCCTCCCCTACATATGGAACAAACTTGTCAGGATCAAACTCAGTTACTTGATCTACATCTTCAGCAGTTCTAATAGGACTATATATAAGTGGCCCTTTTCCTTTCACAATGTCAAATGGTATACTCATCCCAGGAAGAGGGGTAAGGATATCAGAGAACAAGATAACCTACAAGAATGACAATCATAAATAAACTTGATGAGAAACTCAAGATGCAAAGATGTTACCATCCAAGAATGAAAATTCAGCTGAAAGATTTAGAATTCCTCTCTTTATTAAGTGATTACGTATTAGTGAGAACAACATATGTTGAACAAGATGTTTCATTTATTTGCAGCCATCTATATGGGCCTTTCCCTATTCAGCCATGTTGATGGCAATGTTTTCAGAAATATTAAAAGCAATAGCATGACATTCATGGTTTCCAATAAAACATTGATAACATGATAACCCATCTGTCTAGGAATCATCAAGTAAAACAATCATCGCCTTCAAAATGAGGAAAAGGCAAGGAAAAACAAATTGTACAAACTAAGAATATCTTACCCCATCAGGTTTAAAAACCTTCCATGGCTGCAAAGATATTTCAACTACAAGATCAACATTTTCTGATCTTTCACGAAATGAGGGATATTTTTCACATATCTGCTGGTAACTCTGGGTGCAAAAAAGAAATCTGAAATGAAATCAGTTTGTACAAGAATCTAAAATACGTAGATATGTATGCTTGAAATTGTTGCTTAATTGATAGTTAGTTGATGAATGATTTCCGCATTCATAAACAAAATACCAATTAGTACAAGAAGtctaaaacaagttaaatttacTTGCATATTCCAATAACAATCCATAAATAATATTCTTTTGGCAGATAATCATACACTAGTgcgaataaatataatttatgcaTACAGCTTGCTTTTCAGcgatatataatattaactgtgACAATCACCTCAATAGTTACCAAGTTGCAGTTTTAGGTCCTTGTAACAAAAAAATCAGTTCTAAAAGTTCAGATCATGAATATAGCTAGCTACAGATTCCACAAACTAAGTAGTTGTTTTGTGTCATCATTTTCCAAATAACTGCCTTATCAATTTCCACCAATCTATAAAGGTGATGGAAGTAATATCTTAGTGGAACCGATATACTTTTGTTAGTGAGCATAGGTATCCAATTCAGAAATAGTTGagtttatgctttacttttgtTCCAATTAATTGGTCCAATAACAAATATGCAGGGGTAAATGAAATAATGCCagtaaaaaaagataaaaaaagtaTAAGTTTAATGGATCAAGGTTAATAAGTGAGCTAAGCAAGCCGCAGCTGAAACAAAAGAGTGCGCTAAACCTGCCTTCATGTACCTCCCAGCTTGCCGCATCAGCCAAACTGGAGGTCTCTCAACTTTCTCACCACGAACAGCATTCAGTAAGAGGGGCTCCGCAATGCTTGCAACCTTTGGTGTTTCTACATACTCTGAAACATTGCAGAGAATCATAGATTACATCTAGAACAGGATAATCAACAAGAAAAATTATACGTCATCGCCTACTTTTTAGTGTTCAGTTCTTTTAAACTGAAAAAGAAACTTATCAATTTGTAATATACACATATCAATGGGAAGGTTGAGAAACATATGTTTAATGGCATCTAACCTTTTTTTATCTGCGCAATCAGATAGAACCACAACTCATTGGTCTGTGAATACAAGAAATTTTCCACGGatatgtaataataataataataataagaagaagaagaacattgtttttaaaaaaggaaatacgTATTAGTCCCAattccacaaaaaaaaaaaaaaaaaaaaaaaaactaaaaccctAATCGAAAAGCTAGGCGATGACCGAGAATGAACGCCAAAAGCAAAAACAGCAGAAGGAATTGAAAATGTTAAAGGCTCGGTACCTCCAACAGCGCATCGGACAGGGAGAAACTTCGACTTTGACTGATAACCAAACACCGAATTCCGAACGACAGTGGAAGTCGAAGATAGCGAAATCGGGTAGCCGATACACGACATCTTCCAATTAGGCAACGAAGGAGGCGACTGCGATGTACGAAATCAAACGCTCCCCTAAAATCCTCGGCAGTCCTCCCACCTCCAGCTCATTTTTTCAATTGCCGTCAAGACGTGATGATGAATGATCTTAAAACCATGAAATAAAGATATAATTGCGAACTTACCAAAACACCCTATCGTCGAACCAGAAGACAAAGGTTTCAAAACTAACTTCGATCTCAATCTGGCGTGTTTAGGTAATCTCACGTTAGCTGTATCTTTCCCGTTCTCTCACCAGCCAATTAGAATTGATCAGGCCCTGCCCTGTGGATAATGCCTTAACTCGAGCGAGTATCAACACCACCAGAAGCCTTATCAGTTTGTGCTCCagctgaaaaaataaaaaaatattattaattttatatgttaGATAACTCGATTGGCACCTTCATAATGTTTATTTTGCAATagtataaaaattcaattaattaatttgtttcgCTCGTCCACTAGCATTAATTTGTTACTCATTAAGGCTCAGGGCTTCCATCCCATTATGAACATATTTTATGTACGATAGCTTACATCTCACTTTTATTTTGTGATTAAAGAGTTATTTAAATCAGGCTAGATGGCTTCTGATATGAGTGAATTAAGGATAAAAGTTAAACAATTAGTATTATGTTTTTTTATAATAGATAAATAGTTTTTCGCCTAATTCATTTATTGATGGAGCACAATGAGTAAAATGTCACtcgtaatttttaaaattgaaccCTTCCAAAACGTGAGAAGATGAATACTTGATGTTCTTATATGAAAGTATAAAGTTGGAAAGTTAGAAATGTGGTAGCTCTGTTGATTGGATGAAGACCTCGTTCTTTTTTTTTCT
It contains:
- the LOC122026300 gene encoding adenine/guanine permease AZG1-like; this encodes MEPMAPGERLPSTVEPQSWLGQFNTAVSDSWVGRHFKLRERGTSFTTELRAGTATFLTMAYILAVNASILADSGATCTVDDCLRPSPSCRLPPVDAGYAACVDCARRDLIVATAAASTIGSFIMGAFANLPLALAPGMGANAYFAYTVVGFHGSGNLPYRTALAAVFLEGLLFLTISALGFRARLAKLVPNPVRVSTSAGIGLFLAFIGLQGNQGVGLVGYSSSTLVTLAACPPNYRANLAPVETFSNGSVSLIPGGTVSGSVLCLHGRMESPTFWLGVAGFFIISVCLIKQIKGAMIYGIVFVTAVSWFRRTSVTAFPNTPVGDAAYRYFKQVVDVHRIESTAVALRFRGVGTARFWEALLTFLYVDVLDTTGTLYSMARFAGRVDDASGDFEGQYFAFMSDAFAIVVGALLGTSPVTAFIESSTGIKEGGRTGMTALTVAGYFVLSFFLTPLLASIPAWAVGPPLVLVGVLMMKTVVEVEWENMREAIPAFVTIILMPLTYSIAYGLIGGIATYIVLRLCDCICSVLVKSFHLLHNSSALLPYSINVDAKQQIELNDQEPV
- the LOC122027209 gene encoding uroporphyrinogen decarboxylase, which produces MSCIGYPISLSSTSTVVRNSVFGYQSKSKFLPVRCAVGEYVETPKVASIAEPLLLNAVRGEKVERPPVWLMRQAGRYMKSYQQICEKYPSFRERSENVDLVVEISLQPWKVFKPDGVILFSDILTPLPGMSIPFDIVKGKGPLIYSPIRTAEDVDQVTEFDPDKFVPYVGEALTILREEIKGDAAVLGFVGAPFTLASYVVEGGSSKHFSKIKRLAFSQPKVLHSLLQKFTNSMANYIRYQADHGAQAVQIFDSWATELSPVDFEEFSLPYLKQIVDSVKKTHPYLPLILYASGSGGLLERLPLTGVDVVSLDWTVDMAEGRRRLGSDIAVQGNVDPGVLFGSKEFITQRIMDTVRKAGTNRHILNLGHGIVVGTPEENVAHFFEVAKGIRY